The Periplaneta americana isolate PAMFEO1 chromosome 10, P.americana_PAMFEO1_priV1, whole genome shotgun sequence genome includes a window with the following:
- the LOC138707301 gene encoding uncharacterized protein — MDNPGFERDCESAIEMDVLATGSTVKTDMLETENTVETDVSKTAKTVKIDVLETENTVETDVSKTAKTVKIDVLETENTVETDVSETAKTVKMDVLETANGSEALGCSEMCLRLHQQHQKALQEYQKYINPRPLESPWHPLKTVFLVINIVVILVWIVVYTVLSQYNML; from the coding sequence ATGGATAACCCTGGCTTCGAGCGAGATTGTGAGAGTGCTATAGAGATGGATGTTCTGGCGACCGGGAGTACTGTGAAGACGGACATGTTGGAGACCGAGAATACTGTGGAGACGGACGTGTCGAAGACCGCAAAAACTGTGAAGATCGACGTGTTGGAGACCGAGAATACTGTGGAGACGGACGTGTCGAAGACCGCAAAAACTGTGAAGATCGACGTGTTGGAGACCGAGAATACTGTGGAGACGGACGTGTCGGAGACCGCAAAAACTGTGAAGATGGACGTGTTGGAGACCGCCAACGGAAGCGAAGCCCTGGGCTGCTCTGAAATGTGCCTCCGTCTCCATCAGCAACACCAGAAGGCTCTGCAGGAGTACCAGAAGTACATCAACCCCAGGCCTCTGGAGAGTCCCTGGCATCCTCTTAAGACAGTCTTCCTAGTCATAAACATCGTTGTCATTTTGGTCTGGATCGTGGTGTACACCGTGCTTAGTCAGTACAACATGCTATAG